Proteins from one Falco cherrug isolate bFalChe1 chromosome 7, bFalChe1.pri, whole genome shotgun sequence genomic window:
- the VCPKMT gene encoding protein N-lysine methyltransferase METTL21D → MAGFVRELERRGGPALRLEQRAAGGVGCVVWDAALVLAKFLETGACPLARRHVLELGAGTGAVGIMAATLGADVTVTDLEELQELLLLNIENNKHLVTGSVRAKVLKWGEDVTEFQPPPDYILMADCIYYEESLEPLLKTLKDLTGPDTCILCCYEQRTMGKNPEIERKYFELLQMDFELEKIPLDKHDEEYRSEDIHIVNIHRKQMNFPS, encoded by the exons ATGGCGGGCTTCGTGCGGGAGCtggagcggcggggcgggccggcgcTGCGGCTGGAgcagcgggcggcgggcggcgtgGGCTGCGTGGTGTGGGACGCCGCGCTGGTGCTCGCCAAGTTCCTGGAGACTGGCGCTTGTCCCCTCGCCCGCCGCCACGTCCTGGAGCTGGGCGCCGGCACTGGCGCCGTCGGCATCATGGCGGCCACGCTGGG GGCGGACGTGACCGTCACCGacctggaggagctgcaggagctgctgctgcttaatATAGAGAACAACAAACATCTGGTCACAGGGTCAGTCCGAGCCAAGGTACTGAAATG GGGTGAAGATGTAACAGAATTTCAGCCGCCTCCTGATTATATACTAATGGCTGATTGCATTTACTATGAGGAG TCATTAGAACCGTTACTGAAGACACTGAAAGACCTTACTGGCCCTGATACCTGCATCTTGTGCTGTTATGAACAAAGGACTATGGGAAAGAATCCTGAAATTGAGAGAAAATACTTTGAG CTGCTTCAGATGGACTTTGAGCTAGAAAAAATTCCCCTGGATAAGCACGATGAGGAGTACCGCAGCGAAGACATTCATATCGTGAATATCCACAGGAAACAAATG AATTTTCCATCATGA